A window of Synechococcus sp. WH 8109 genomic DNA:
AACCTGTGGATTCATCAGGTTCAGCGGGAGGACGGCAGCAGCCTCTACGGCTTTCCCCTGCGCCAGGAGCGGGATCTGTTCCGGCTGCTGATCAGCGTTAGCGGTGTTGGCCCCCAGGCCGGTCTGGCGCTGATGCAGGAATGCAAACCCCAGGAGCTGGTGGAAGCGATCAGCAGCGGTGATCTTCGTCGCCTCTGCAAGGCGCAGGGCATCGGCAAACGCACCGCTGAGCGCCTGGCGGTGGAACTCAGGGCCTCGATTGCGGCCTTCGCGGGCGTGGATCCCGCCCCATCGCTGGCGGAAGGCGTCAGCTCGGAGCAGATGCCGGCAAGTGGTGCCGACGTGGAAGCGACCCTCTCGATGCTGGGTTACGACGATCTGGAAATTCGTCGGGCCATCCGTGCGATCGCCGAGGGCGCCGATGGCCAACCGCCTGCTGGAGACGACCAGGACGCCTGGCTGCGGGGCTGCCTGCAATGGCTGAGCCGAGAATCGGCCTGAGCCGCCCCACGCAAAGGTAAGCTGGTTGTTTGCACTGACAGGGCCGCCCCCCGCGCATGTCGCTTGATACCACCGAGAAGCAGCAGCTGATCAACACCCACCAGACCCACGGCACCGATACCGGTTCTGCCGAGGTCCAGGTGGCAATGCTGAGTGAGCGCATCAACCGTCTCAGCAGCCACCTGCAAAACAACATCCATGACTTCTCCTCACGGCAGGGGCTGCTCAAGATGATTGGTCGCCGCAAGCGCCTGCTGAGCTACATGCGCAGCAAGAGCGAGCAACGTTACGCCGATACGATCGCCAAACTGGGCATCCGCG
This region includes:
- the ruvA gene encoding Holliday junction branch migration protein RuvA, yielding MIGWLQGRPMECWTQGNRSGVLLLCGGVGYEVHLTERHQQNLPADGDLNLWIHQVQREDGSSLYGFPLRQERDLFRLLISVSGVGPQAGLALMQECKPQELVEAISSGDLRRLCKAQGIGKRTAERLAVELRASIAAFAGVDPAPSLAEGVSSEQMPASGADVEATLSMLGYDDLEIRRAIRAIAEGADGQPPAGDDQDAWLRGCLQWLSRESA
- the rpsO gene encoding 30S ribosomal protein S15; translated protein: MSLDTTEKQQLINTHQTHGTDTGSAEVQVAMLSERINRLSSHLQNNIHDFSSRQGLLKMIGRRKRLLSYMRSKSEQRYADTIAKLGIRG